One Corynebacterium uterequi DNA segment encodes these proteins:
- a CDS encoding carbon-nitrogen hydrolase family protein: MKFAAVQWTSGSDTEDNARRLGELVREAADAGADVVVAPEASSQAFGTGRLDTQAQGLDGPFATGLRELAEELGVLIVAGMFLPADTVERDGKRINRVDNAALITGRGHHLAYRKIHTYDAFSYRESDTVRPGCDDVIVDVDGLKLGLAICYDVRFPEHFVRLARAGAEVMVLPASWAGGPGKLDAWRTLVTARALDSVSYVVAADQARLGTSAHAGDKEDTGPTGIGHSMIVDPTGAVRAEAGAEPTIIYADVSADLVAETRAALPVLDAR, from the coding sequence ATGAAGTTCGCAGCCGTGCAATGGACGTCAGGATCTGATACTGAGGACAACGCCCGCCGCCTAGGCGAACTTGTCCGGGAGGCGGCCGACGCGGGGGCGGACGTCGTCGTCGCGCCCGAGGCCTCCAGCCAGGCGTTCGGTACAGGCCGGCTCGATACCCAGGCGCAAGGCCTCGACGGGCCCTTCGCCACCGGGTTGCGCGAGCTCGCCGAGGAACTGGGCGTCCTCATCGTCGCCGGGATGTTCCTGCCGGCGGACACCGTCGAACGCGACGGCAAGCGCATCAACCGAGTGGATAACGCCGCGCTCATTACGGGCCGCGGCCACCACCTGGCCTACCGAAAAATCCACACCTACGACGCGTTTTCCTACCGGGAGTCCGACACCGTCCGGCCGGGGTGCGACGACGTCATCGTCGACGTCGACGGGCTCAAACTCGGCCTAGCGATCTGCTACGACGTGCGCTTTCCCGAGCACTTCGTTCGGCTCGCGCGCGCCGGCGCCGAGGTCATGGTGCTGCCAGCCAGTTGGGCGGGCGGGCCCGGCAAGCTCGACGCCTGGCGGACCCTCGTCACCGCGCGGGCGCTGGATTCGGTCAGCTACGTCGTCGCCGCGGATCAAGCCCGTCTGGGCACTTCCGCCCACGCGGGCGATAAGGAAGACACCGGGCCGACGGGGATCGGGCACTCCATGATCGTCGACCCCACCGGGGCTGTCCGCGCCGAGGCCGGCGCCGAACCGACCATCATCTACGCCGACGTCAGTGCGGACCTCGTAGCCGAGACCCGCGCAGCGTTGCCGGTACTCGACGCCCGCTAG
- a CDS encoding alpha/beta hydrolase gives MSVALDPQQLRAAAEALRLYGAALRRERDAAEEELAAVLIDASGPAIDAFRHTFADHERLLDDLMEQVDRVRDTLEKVIPLADWLTSIIQWLQPIADFDPVAREAARAFAFLGERLDKACADEILRQCTPALGPPRTTLGEQSGATLDDIYAANTVDLSADLAGLLDRHPDLHLLEVYDGGFVGVVGDLESADTVTTFIAGVGSAKPQDWDGHVNKTRDLSHALGPRSAGVVWLGYRAPKTVLWGMQREPAKVGGHELARFQRELADRYPEQRRIVVGHSYGTDVASRAALSGLYADDLVLIGSPGVPAKDVTEFRLYSDAPRVHAVTSEGDAIGLATSRHGGAQGVDPASAEFGALVWDTPYDGDHSDYFYSEEFRAAYRDHLLRREGVGAN, from the coding sequence ATGAGCGTGGCCCTCGACCCACAGCAGCTCCGCGCCGCGGCCGAGGCCCTAAGGCTGTACGGCGCCGCGCTGCGCCGGGAGCGCGACGCCGCCGAGGAGGAGCTCGCCGCCGTCCTCATCGACGCCTCCGGCCCGGCCATTGACGCGTTCCGGCACACGTTTGCGGACCACGAGCGCCTCCTCGACGACCTCATGGAGCAGGTGGATCGCGTCCGCGACACCCTGGAAAAGGTCATCCCCCTCGCCGACTGGCTCACCTCCATCATCCAATGGCTCCAGCCCATAGCCGACTTCGACCCCGTCGCCCGGGAGGCAGCTCGCGCCTTCGCCTTCCTGGGCGAACGCCTCGATAAGGCATGCGCCGACGAGATCCTCCGACAGTGCACCCCTGCCCTGGGCCCACCTCGCACAACGCTCGGCGAACAGTCCGGGGCAACGCTCGACGACATCTACGCCGCCAACACCGTCGACCTGTCCGCAGACCTTGCCGGACTGCTCGACCGCCACCCAGACCTACACCTGCTTGAGGTTTACGACGGCGGGTTCGTCGGCGTCGTCGGCGACCTGGAATCGGCCGATACGGTGACCACGTTCATCGCCGGCGTCGGCTCCGCCAAACCGCAGGATTGGGACGGCCACGTGAACAAGACCCGGGACCTTTCGCATGCCCTCGGCCCGCGTTCAGCCGGCGTCGTGTGGTTGGGCTACCGTGCCCCGAAGACGGTGTTGTGGGGAATGCAGCGCGAACCCGCCAAGGTGGGCGGGCACGAGCTGGCGCGGTTCCAGCGCGAGCTGGCCGACCGCTACCCGGAGCAGCGACGGATCGTCGTCGGGCACAGCTACGGCACGGACGTGGCCAGCCGGGCAGCGCTTTCTGGACTGTATGCCGACGACCTCGTACTCATCGGGTCCCCGGGAGTGCCAGCAAAGGATGTGACGGAGTTTCGTTTGTACTCGGACGCACCCCGAGTGCATGCAGTCACCTCTGAAGGCGACGCGATCGGGCTGGCCACCAGCAGGCACGGCGGGGCCCAGGGCGTGGATCCAGCCTCGGCTGAGTTCGGGGCGCTGGTCTGGGACACACCCTACGACGGCGACCACTCCGATTACTTCTACTCCGAGGAGTTCCGCGCTGCGTACCGGGACCACCTCCTGCGTCGCGAGGGGGTGGGAGCCAACTAA
- a CDS encoding class II aldolase/adducin family protein — MLLAEERALIAEYCQHFASDGLVVGTAGNISIRVDDLVALTPTGLPYVGIRPEDICVVKMDTGELVEGDYQPTSEIHLHLQALETTGLNSVVHTHSTHATAVASMEGVTELPTIHYATAPMGGALPVTEYARYGSQLLADRVEEALRNHTGCLLGNHGSVAAGKDLAEAYTKALTIEWTAQVWLLARSAGTPRLLTSEQVADCRSAMATYGQPVKA; from the coding sequence ATGCTTCTAGCCGAGGAGCGTGCCCTAATCGCAGAGTACTGTCAGCATTTCGCATCCGATGGACTCGTCGTCGGTACAGCCGGAAACATCTCTATCAGAGTCGACGATTTGGTAGCGCTCACACCAACGGGGCTCCCCTACGTCGGCATTCGTCCGGAGGACATCTGCGTCGTCAAGATGGATACCGGCGAACTCGTCGAGGGGGACTACCAGCCAACGAGCGAAATCCATCTCCACCTTCAAGCCCTGGAGACTACAGGTCTGAACTCGGTAGTCCACACCCATTCGACGCATGCCACTGCGGTGGCCAGCATGGAGGGAGTCACCGAACTACCCACGATCCACTACGCAACCGCCCCGATGGGAGGAGCCCTGCCCGTCACCGAATACGCCCGTTATGGCAGCCAGCTTTTGGCTGACCGCGTCGAGGAAGCACTCAGGAACCACACCGGCTGCCTCCTCGGCAACCACGGTTCCGTTGCCGCAGGTAAAGACCTTGCGGAAGCCTACACCAAGGCACTCACCATTGAATGGACGGCACAAGTCTGGCTCCTCGCCAGGTCCGCCGGGACCCCTCGCTTGCTCACCTCAGAGCAGGTTGCGGACTGCCGGAGCGCCATGGCTACCTACGGCCAGCCCGTAAAGGCCTAG